One Takifugu flavidus isolate HTHZ2018 chromosome 3, ASM371156v2, whole genome shotgun sequence genomic window, CTCTGATGTCATTTTATGATACTCCTGAAGGTGGGTTGGGTTATTTTTCTACCCAATATATATGAGATGTCTGCTCCCAGTGGCCAACATTTAGTAAAATAGCTAAAATAAGGAAAGTGGATGTTACAGAAGTATGCTAAAACTATCTTTAATGCAAGAAACAACATAAGACTGCCCTCCTGTAATAGTGCTGCAAACCATAGCAATGGAGAACGCCATGCTTGTTATTTAATGGAAATGTTCTAGCAAGAAAAAAATTTGACAGAGCAGTTGTCATGAACATCCTCATTAACATTATTCAGCCCATCAGAAAAGTCTTTTGTAAAGTCCTGGTCCGAAAACATCCGGTCAAAACAGGAGAAAGAAACTTGTTACAGttgtaaaacaaaaccaaacaccaGTAGAAGAAAACTGAAAGGgtactgtttcctgtctgtcgtTTTTCTATTCCTTGTTCTTGTATGCCATTTAGTCACTTTTCAGTCAAATTCATTTGCCATCGCTGGATGGGCCGACGCCGAGTAATAATACTTCTTCAGTTGTGGAGGGATCGCAGGTACTGGGGGAGGATAACGGGGTCTGAGAATTGGCTGAAACGTCCACGGATAGAATGGGTGAGGGTAGCGGCTGAAGTAAGGCTTTCGTTGGAAGCTTGTAGGGGGGGATCTGGGTGGGGGACGGACCCAACTGTAGAGGTGTTTTTTAGGGACGTTATAATAAGATTCATCCTGGGAGTTTCCCTTGAAGTTATTGCTGCTCTGAGAAGATTGAGAACTGTAAAAACGAGGTTTGGATCTtagagggggagggaaaaagTAGGGGTACACCGGATAGGGGGTTCTCTGATAGTAAGAATAGGGGTAAAATGGGTAGTTGGGCTTGAGTGATTTGATCCAGAATTCTTGTTTTAATGGGTTTAAAGTCTTGGGCTGATTTCTATTGGCAAGTAGAGGTTTTGGAAGATTGCCCCAGATATCTGGTGATTTTGAAAGGGGTCTGTCTCTGAACCAGGCTTTGAGTTGACTGAGTGCTGGAGACGGAAATTTAGAGACAGGAGGTCGGTTCTGTTCAGTTGAAATCGGGATTGAAGTTAAAACATGTttagaagagaaggagggaggcacGATGTTTGGTTGCTGATGGAATACCCCAGAGGGCAtgtccttctttttcttcttctccacatcACTGATGATATCCACCACATCATCGGCAGGGAGATGAAGCTTGCTGGAAATCTCAATCAGCTTGTCGATTGTTTGCGGATCAATATCGTTCTCCTCTGCCACCTCCTGTTCCTCATCAGAACGCTTGTCCTCCATGGCATTGGAGCTGTGCTTCTTGTTCCCGTTGCCTTGCTTTCCCATGTATCGCAGCAGCATGTCAGAAGCGATATCTGctagtttctcctcctccatcttggCCCTCTGCGCTTCAGCGGCCTGCCTCCTCATCTCTTCTTGCTCCGCTTTAGCgcgcgcctcctcctcctcagggcTCAGCGCGTCCTCGTTGTCATTCTCCTCTGGTTCATCATCTGCGAGTAACTCTTGCTCAACTGAATTTTGGAGCTGCTCTGTCTTACCCCCATCATAATTATTATTCTCAAACTCATCCATAAAGTTGCTGCCGAATGTTGGGAAGTTTAGGGCTTTCTGTGTCTCCTCTTGCCATTTTAGTTTCTTCTTCGTCATTGCTAGGTTGTTGCCTTTGTTCAGTGGTATAACATCATTGTAGCTACTATAATCTCTGATGTCTCTCTCATTTTGCTCTAAACTTTGCTCCCTCTTAGTGACAGTGTTCAAACGGGGAAATACTTGCATCATGGTCTCAAGACTCTTTAGCTCCTCGGGGCTgagctgttcctcctcttcattgCTGTCAGGGCCTTCCCGGGGTGAGACGTCTTGCTGACTTTCCACCCCTTCCTCTGGACCTTTGGGTAGCTGCTCCATTTGAACATGGATGTCCTGGCTTGTGGTGCGACTAGTCACCTTCTCAGTtactttctcttcttcttccagggCTTTTTTCAACTCGttttccctctctttgtctTGCTCCTTCCCTTGTGCAGCTAACATCAACTCTAACTCCAGTTGCCTGTCTCGGTCAGCTCTCTCCATTATTGGCACATCTTGGTTTACATATTCTTTATCACCCTCCACTGTTTCAAccttcacatcctccttttGCTCTTTGCCGTCCCTCTTTTTTGCTACTTGTGAATGATTCAGTGACTCCACCAAAACTGCTGCTAATGTTTGGGGATCCATATCTTTAAagaggtcctcctcctcctcctccttatcttCTTTCTTTAATGTCTCCAACAACCTAGGGAGAGTATCTGTGTGTGGGTCATTGACATTCCCAGGGATACGGTTTGGGTTGGGCATGGCCAGATGAAGACAGGATGATCCTGtcaggatgatgaggatggaaaGGGCACTTGAGGCATCATGGGGCCCAATCATTGCCGCTCACAGTAGGACTGGTGATTAGTTGTGATGTGGACCTAAAGATTGGACAAAACACTGTTACACACTTTTGGCAACTATTTTTTAAGTACTCAGTTGTATTTTAATTTGTTATATTTGCAGTTGGTTTTCACTTAAACCTTTAATAGATAGTGGTGATTACTATGGACAACAATTTGAGTGGCTTTTCCTTAAATTTGACTGTCTACGTGTCTATGTACAcctatacatatacatacacaaaaACAACGACGCTGTGATGCTAGGAGTTGGAAAACCAGTCAATAATGACTGTTGATCCAAATTATTTGTAATGTTTTTTCTACTCTCAATTATTATTTGTCACAGTAATTTCATTGTTTacccatccatcaatccatttaataaatccattttaaaaacaaaaaaaagatgtttattTAATTGTATATACATTCCAAAGGGGCCTGGACTGAGGTTTCTATCAATTGTGCAAGCCATTATCAAGATAAGAAGCTTCTAATATGACAGACTTCCTTCTATATAgattaaagaaaaaatcaaCATGATAGTGTCACTTCTCATCCCCATAAAAGAAGAACCGGTCCTTTGACCTGAaacatttttttgttgttgtttacattgGAAAGAGATTTaaggaacaaaaaaagaataaaattctGCAAACCTAACTCCACTTCCTCGGTTAGAATGAACCATTAAAGATAACAATCGGTTTTCTGCAGACATTTTACAGAACAACGGACCAGAATCAGATCATTTACATGGTTATATGTTCGTGCACAAAAAGACCTACTGACGCAGCTTCACTCTGTGATTTGCattgtttccccccctcttttttgTGCAAAATAAGCTGCAACGGTGATGGCGGAAAATGACGCTAATTTCGTGCACAACGGTGTTGAAGAGGATAATGACGATGGGGGAGAATCACGTGAACAATCGCAGTCGCCACAGGTGTAATGACCAATAAAGCTCAATTAGACCAATTAGGAGGAAAAATACACATAAACATTGTTTGACTGTAAGAGCAGagagaagtaaaaaaaaaattgtcaaAAAAAATTAACATAAAATACATTATTAAATTAGAAATTGTATTATCCAAACTGATTCAActaagattttattttttttgctccgCCTTTGTTTACATGAATTTGTGGAAGATTTGTTAAACAATCCACAACAGGACCCTTATAATGAAAATACACCTTGATGCGATGAACACAAAAGACATAAAGTTTACACTTACTTTTAGTTCAGCGGGGGAATTCCGCCTTTTTTCTCCTCGTGCACATTGAAATCGCGGAGTCTCACGCAGACCTCTGTTTCTGCGCTTGTGGCGTCACTGCTGGAGTTtctctcctccgcttcttttGGGATTcctattctctctctccctccctccctataCTTCGGCGGTGGTTGCAGCTGTTTCAGATCCCTGCCCTCCCCATTCACGTGCTTCCCGCGTCAGCAGTCCCCATTGACGTCACTGGGCTGAGTTCCGTTCACAAGATTTTCTCCGcaaacccacccacccacgccGCCAATTAGCTGcagtgctggagcagctggatgaACTGGAGAAGGGGGGAGCGATAGCAGGTTTTAGAAGGTTTCACCTCGGTAACCTACTCAGCCCATTGGTTCATCTGTAAAAATAAACCTATCCATTCCATAAAAAAGGATCAGGAAGATGCAGTAAAATGCACCCGTAATGGAACGTGCACATCAATCCAAAGAATATGCATCCGCAGTTAAACCAGTCATTTATCATCATATATTTGTACAACATGTTTGACGGCCAACCAAGATGTGCCGATAAGACTGTATAACGTCCGTGGGCAGGAAGGAGTGGCGGTATCTGTCAATCACAAAGCACAGGTGGAGAGTCCTGGAGGAGGTCGGACAAGTCCTCCAACATGGCCGACAACTTAGCTATATCGGCCTCCTCTCTCTGACCACTACTGAGTCCAAGAAGCAGCCCCAGAAACATGTGTATGACAATGTAAGGATCATAGTGGAGCTACAAGTTTAAGCCGTTTAGTCATACTGACCTGAAAAACAAAGTATTTCCCAGTTTAATCAGAACAATTTATCAAGAGCTAGAAATGATTTGTAATACACATACATTTCGTTATCTGTTACGTACATTTAGACAAAGACGTTATTAGTTATAAGGGGCCACAGACAGTAACATTTCCACTGTACAAGCCCCTTGTGGGCGAATaagaaactgttgttttgtAAAAGACATTTGTGCCGATGTTCTCACTGGACCCTGGTATGAACCAGTTCTGGCCACAGGCCATGTTTGACATCCTCGATTGACCCTCTTGATGTTTCCTGGATGTTCCAGGGCCAATAATGTGCTCACCAGTGGGAGCAGGTGGAAGGTGTCCACTGTCTCCGGGCGAAACGTCAGCAGCCTTCAATCCAACCCATCAGGTGGTTTCTGTGTTCAGTGAACGTGTGTAGGATCAAAAATTGGCATCTCTTTAGAATTTGGGTTAAATtaagagctgctgctgtaatatCGTGTAATTCTCTCTGTATATTTGTGCTGTTAATGTTTCAAGGTAAAATTCAATATTGATGCTCTCATCAGCCGGGAAGACCATCATCTACAAATGGACCTGCTGCTGTACATACGacagcaaaatggaaaaaaagccAAGTCCCAGTTGCTCATGGAACAGATCAGAAATAACAccaatcattttatttaaaaccatttatttttttatttttttttagaaaattacATTCAGACACTGAGTGACCTTTAAAGTTTTCCTGGGACACAAAATCAATCAACTTAAACAGGTTTAAGATGTATTTTACAGCACAAAACCACAGCCCGCTCTGATTTAACAATGCAGCAATTAAAATTTGAGCCTCAATTAGCTTCTGTAGATTTATTTATAAAGAATAACGTGCCAAAACTGAATAAAACAACTGCAACCACAATAAAATATTAACATGTCGCAGAATAAAAAGTCGACTCCAAATTCAAAACCATTTCTTTTATCCTCATAGCGATTTTGTGTTTAGTACCGACAGGTTCTATTCCTGACATCGCATCGCTCGGCTCGTCACACTAAGAAATACCAACTAAATACAGCATTTTTCCCTTGCTCTTCGATAGGTGGCGTTCCAACTGTCCAGGATGCCTGAATTGCAAATCCATTGGCTATTCGTGCTTTTATTAGATTTAAAATCTGCAAAAACATGAGcccttatttaaaataaactacAGAGATTGTTCCAGGAGAGCACGTATAGAAGTTCTCTAGCAAATATGCTAATCAGTAGACCACGGTCAGTCTGACCAGAAGAACTCTGACAGAGTTAAGAGAGTTCTATACTAAGAGTAAAGGGGAGAAAACGCCTCACTGGGATGTATGTTAGGACCACTGTCCTTTTAATCAAGATACATGTTATTAAATATTCACAATGTTATTAAATATAAGTGGTTGATTAACGTTCGTCACAGAGAGCATAAGGTATAGATTTTGTTTGGATCCTTAATGTGCGTGACTGCTAACAGGTGCATGTCCTTCCCTTTATCTCACAAATCTTTGGCTCTGACCTTATAAAATCTGTCCTAGAGCCTAACTCTTATTCCTGTGCTTCTCCTAACCTGGAGTAATTATTTTTACTGCTACTGACTTGATATTTTCTTGATGTGAAATATATTAACTAGTTTAATCTTACTAAGGAGATGGGTTGACACCTGCCTGTGTGACTAATGTATGTTTCTAAGAAACACACAAGCAAAGACTACTGCATAGAAATAGTTTAGTCAGCTTCATCACccgagatttttttttctgtaggAGTAGAAGagattaaaaatgacattaaatatttaaaatgtgggCTGCTTGAAATGAACAAATCAAAGCTAGCGAAAAAAATACTTACATTAGCTACGTTCTAATTTCTGAAACTTGCTAATATCCAGTCCAACTGAAGATGAAAGATTCTCATCTTTGACAGTATTCACATACcgtcaaataaagatgataGATAAAACCTTGTTGTACCTCCATGCctttaaaaaccaaataaacCAAATCTAGATATTTTGTTTTATCAATGAATCTCTCCTGCTAAAGGATCTCGTTAAATGTTACTTGATTCACTCTTGACGACATTAAATGGACTTGAATCGTTTCAGTGAAAGAAACTGCAGTATTATCAGGTTACAACATCTTAGAAATAAGGAGTTTCTGGCATGTATAAATGTGCACACGGCTAACTCTGACTTAAAATGAGAACGGAGCGCAGACATTAATGTGGAAGCCATCAAGGATCAATTCCTTCTCTTGTGGAGGTGGTGCACCAGTGTGGTGAGGCGTCATATGCTCAGAGCTACATTCACACGAGTGACAATCGTACAGCGTTGGCACAGGTCACAGGGAAGCTTTCGCCTATCTGTCGGTGTTCATAACCTTTGACCCCGTTTGTTGCCGACTTCTTTCAAATTGGGGCTTCGCATCATGCCCAAGGACACTTCGGCACATAGGCAACAGGTCTCAGATTATCTGCTCATTACACTCCATCGTATTTGAACCTGATCAATTTAACATGTCCCATCACTGAAAGGTTCAGTTTCATCAGTAGTAGTTTCATTGCAAACACACGGTCAAAAACTCTCAGCAGTTTACATTCAATGATGTTGCCGTACTGCAGTTTTAAAAAGCACGTCGCTTAAAGCAAAAGACACGATATGAGTTCAAACGGGTGTGGAAGCCAGTCCTCCAGGGCTGAACCCAACAGTTCCGGGTAGGTCAGAAAGCCCGGTTGGATCACGGCCCTCTGGGACTGGGTTCCGACATCCAGCCGTTACAGTAAAAGCACTTATACAGGaccttttttcttgttttgaacTGCTCATAACAGCATTTCCAAAACaactttgaaataaataaaaccttgtAAAATGACCCATGTAAAAACACAATGATAATCAACAGTTTTATACTATCACCATCATATTGTCCCCTTTTACTAGACTCGATTCCATTGAGCATGGCGTACAATATTTTCATGTTATTCTTTGGTTCATTACAATCCACAGCTCAGGTTATTACACACTTTTCATCATTTCAGTTTTAGAAGAGCCAAATGTCTGTTATTGAACATAAATTGGTGCTCTGAAGCAATAGTATAAACATCTAGAGGAAAAAGGCTCTAAAATTTCTGCTTTTCCACTGTGAAATCTGtaatttatattaatatttctgTCTTAATTTCAACACATTCAAGTATTTCTTATTAATGTAGATTGTTATGTTAAACAGTCTACCTTAAAAGATGAATTGGTGCAATCTAGTTATTCAATTTAACTGAAAACTGCTAGAACATATTCTAAATCCCACAAATTACTCTCTTCACTttaatttttactttaaataaaaaggCTTTGTAAAAATCCATATATGTGAGGGTGACGACCACGagggatatatatatattgcaaAAAGACTATAAATAGTTACGGCCTTTTCTGGATATTGTTGATAACAAAAAAGACCAAACATTACAGATCTAATTTAAATGATGACAAAATcctgtatatttatttttttataaaaaccATTAGGTTTATGATGTCAATAGAGCCATTTTGCTCCCTCTCTATCAGCATGATACAGACATCCATATGCAAATACGAGCCCCCAAATTTTAATGAGCCCTTCAAATCTCTAAAAATTCCCCTGCAAACACGCGGCATATTTAAATATCCAATTCTCTCCCTGTCACAgtaacacatgcacacacagagataAAAGATCAGTTGTTGCCAGAATCTTTCATTTTCAGTTGCTCCCCCCAGAGGTACAGACCAACAGGACCGATGGCGTCGGTCCGATGGCGTCCTACCGTCCCTCCAGCCCTCTGCTCGGGTTTGTACTGTCTCTCAGAGCCGCTGTGCTATGCCAGGCCCATCTCCTCCAACACGCTCCTGGGCGATTCGTCCTCCTGTGAATGAAAACCAGAAAGACTTGAAAAGAGCGGCGTGTATATACGGCCAGGTGGGCTGCAGAGACCGTCGCCATGTTTATATTAATGTGTGACAGTCTGACATCAACATGCTGACAAACACGGTGGTAAACATTGGGAAAAACATGGAAGCTAACGGTAGTGTTCAAGACTAGAATCAGTGATGACAACTAAAACTGATGATTgcatttttctcccccccccttttaCACCATGACAGGTGAGACTTTGCCAAACACCAAACCTCCCAAGTTCTTGAATTAGATACTTTTAGAAGTAAACTTTGTACCAGAATGACTATACAGGAGCACCTCATGATCCATTTCTGCATCAACAGTCAAATACAGCCGAGGCGTTGCTGTTCCATTCCAGTGCTTTTGGAATTCCAGCACAAGGACACCTCATCCGGAAAGATTTTGAGTGAGGAAAAGGGTTTAAATTCTGGCTTTACTCTTTAAAATTTCTCAGAATTAAAGAAAGTGGCTCAAACTGCTACCAAGAATTATCAAAGCTTTGGTTGACAAATCCAAATTAAAATACTGTTTTGTGAAGTCATGGTTCAACCTGTGCTCTTTGCATTATTTAAGGTCTGAAACGACCCTTTGATGTCGTACCCTAAATGACAATAGTTACTAGATCATCTGTATttctgttaaaatcaaaatggTCTCTCCCTACGTCCTCCTACAGAGAAGAGAACTTGATCTTTGTGAGTGGCGGAGCCTCCTAGAGGAGGGTTCAGGCCAGCTTACCTCCTGCAGGAGATCTGCTTGTTCAATGGCCTTCAAGACGCTCTTCTTAGACGTGTCCTGAATCTCTCCTCCCATCAGGAATTCGTCTAAAATGAAGTAGGCCTTTTCAAAGTTGAAGATGATGTCTAGCTCGCACACCTGCACAAACATACACAACGTTCTAAATTCAGCGCGAACATCTGCAGGTCTGGATGCACATGGGTGGTCCCATTATAGTTTATACGGCTCTTTCATTTCATCTGAGGCAGTTTAAAACAGTAATGATGAACATACATCTACCTGTACTCTTCATTCTGTCTGTCCTTGTGATGAGGGCTGTTAGCTACCCTTAATTCAGCCCTGAAGATTTTCACGTCTCTAGATTTCTAGACTTTTACACAGATTGTGAGTCCCAGACGCTCGTCGGGTGACTATTTGTCCAACCCTAAAGTTGGACCTTCGCACAAAACTCAGAATTATTAATTGTTTGAGAGTTTGCAATCCGGATTTTTCAACTGTACTGTGAACTAGATTATTCCGAAAGAGAACCAGCGCCTGTAACTATGGCAACAACACGAGTGTTTGCTCAACGTGTGTTGCAAGCCATTATGTCgtttttctgttaaaaacagTTAGTTACCGAATTTGTTCATGAGCCAAACTTGTTTGACCTCTGAGGTCATATTTGATCACGCCAGTATATCTGAGGCCTCCTGCCCATGAGCCGTCACGCTAGCAAATTAGCTAAAGACTTGGTGTTTAAATAACCATGTCTGGTATCtgctacatttttaaaattggtCAAAATCCTCTCGTGTGTCCTCAGCCTGGGACAGTCGAAACAGTGTTATTTTTccctaaaataaaatattcaaacatGTAATTTTATGAACAAACAACTTTTGCCTTTTTAATTGTAACTGTAATTGTAACTCATATTTAACGTTACATTATTGATGAAGAACCGGTTCAACATAACTCAAaagtttgagaaaaaaaaaaaaaaaaaaagaagccaattACTTACACTGCCAAAGTATTTATCCAGAAGCTCTACAAAGCGGTGGATGACCTCCAGAGTGATTAGCTCATTGTCCTGTTCTTCAATAGCACAGCAGAAGTACAGGCTGGCatacctgcaggacacacacacacacacacacacacacaccacacacacacacacacacacacacacacacacacacacacacacacacacacacacacacacacacacacacacacacacactttttcagATAGGAGTTTTCACTCTGTGGCCCTCAACATGTGTGTTACTccccctctgctgcaggaaatcCCTCTGTGCTCGCCCCCTCACATGCCTTCACACAGGCACTGACACACTCTAGCGTCTTTTTTGACCACCTCTGTCATGCGCTCTGACACACACCGTGTGGGTGTGTAGATCAATAACACTGGAATGCTGGGGCTTCTTTCCACCCACCTCAAGTTTAATATTGCTCAGCCTCCGTATAAGAAGCCAAGGACTTTTATTGGTCTGTGAAGGGTAGAACCAGAATGCAAATGTGCTACGTTACTTTATTTGCTATGTATAAAATACAGTCAGCATGGGATTAAAATATCAGACTAACAGCAACAGTTACAGTAAAATTTATTTCATAACCTTTTTAAAGTAGACGATACTATAAGAGTAGATAATAGAGGGGGAATGATCCATTTATTTCACGATACATGATATTGGGATACAAAACAACATTTTGAAAAAGAATATTAAACCTGGAAAAATAGccacttttatttgatttggtCAACAATACCTGTGTTAAAAGGGTTTTTTATACATATCTTTTAAGTCAACTGTCAatatttgaacatt contains:
- the vgf gene encoding neurosecretory protein VGF, producing MIGPHDASSALSILIILTGSSCLHLAMPNPNRIPGNVNDPHTDTLPRLLETLKKEDKEEEEEDLFKDMDPQTLAAVLVESLNHSQVAKKRDGKEQKEDVKVETVEGDKEYVNQDVPIMERADRDRQLELELMLAAQGKEQDKERENELKKALEEEEKVTEKVTSRTTSQDIHVQMEQLPKGPEEGVESQQDVSPREGPDSNEEEEQLSPEELKSLETMMQVFPRLNTVTKREQSLEQNERDIRDYSSYNDVIPLNKGNNLAMTKKKLKWQEETQKALNFPTFGSNFMDEFENNNYDGGKTEQLQNSVEQELLADDEPEENDNEDALSPEEEEARAKAEQEEMRRQAAEAQRAKMEEEKLADIASDMLLRYMGKQGNGNKKHSSNAMEDKRSDEEQEVAEENDIDPQTIDKLIEISSKLHLPADDVVDIISDVEKKKKKDMPSGVFHQQPNIVPPSFSSKHVLTSIPISTEQNRPPVSKFPSPALSQLKAWFRDRPLSKSPDIWGNLPKPLLANRNQPKTLNPLKQEFWIKSLKPNYPFYPYSYYQRTPYPVYPYFFPPPLRSKPRFYSSQSSQSSNNFKGNSQDESYYNVPKKHLYSWVRPPPRSPPTSFQRKPYFSRYPHPFYPWTFQPILRPRYPPPVPAIPPQLKKYYYSASAHPAMANEFD
- the ap1s1 gene encoding AP-1 complex subunit sigma-1A gives rise to the protein MMRFMLLFSRQGKLRLQKWYTATAERDKKKMVRELMQIVLARKPKMCSFLEWKDLKIVYKRYASLYFCCAIEEQDNELITLEVIHRFVELLDKYFGSVCELDIIFNFEKAYFILDEFLMGGEIQDTSKKSVLKAIEQADLLQEEDESPRSVLEEMGLA